A region of the bacterium genome:
ATCAATGACATGGTTACCTCCTAATCGAGGTGACCGGCCAAAAGGGGGATGCTCAACTCGGCTGGTTATGGTGTCCTTGTTCGGCCTGGTAGCCAGGTCTCTTGATCAAGGAGTCGGGGAGGACTGATGGGAAAGCGCAAGACCATTGACTTTCTGATCGCCTTCGACCATGACGCGAGGAAGCGAATCAGCCTCAAGGAATTTCGCAATACCGCTCAAGCCCTCAAGGCATACAGTGAGCGCGAGGAGCAGTATCGGGACAACCCCCGCGTGGAGGTCGTGCTGTTAGGTGCTGAGTCCATTGACGCCATCAATGTCACCCACTCCAACTATTTCGACGACACCGCCGATGCTTTGGGCAATGTGCTTGCGAGTCTGGGACTAGGGCCGAATCCGGTTTCCAGCACCTGACCTTGTTTTGCAAGTTTTGCAGATTGGTCGTGCTGCCCCTTTTGCAAGTTTTGCAGATTGGTCGTGCTGCCCCTTTTGCAAGTTTTGCAGATTGGTCGTGCTGCCCCTTTTGCAAGTTTTGCAGATTGGTCAGTGTCGGTGGTAGGAAGGACAGCAAGACCGGGAGGCGACCGTGCCGAGCCCCAATCCGTTTCGCCCGACCTTCGGGCGTCCGCCCCATACTCTTGCAGGAAGAGAAGAGGCCATGCGGCGCTGTCAGGCCGCGATGACTGCCGGGCCCGACCATCCCGATCACTCCATGTTGCTCAAGGGACCCCGAGGATCGGGCAAGACTGTCCTGCTTGCAGCCATGCGGGACGTGGCCGAGCAGAACGGCCTGCTGACCGTCAGAGTCACAGCCAAGCCCGAGCCCACCTTTGTGGATGCTCTCATCGAGCAGATAACATCTGCCTACGACACGGAAAGTCGCCGCTTGTCCTCGGCACAGGTCAGCGTCCTAGGCAGCGGCGCGGGTGTTTCGTTCCAGACACCCGAGGTCAGGGAGCTGTCCGTTCACACCAGGATGCTCGCAGCCGTAGAGGGCCTGGCCGATCACGCGCGACGCAAGGCCAGGGGTGCCCTTATCACTATCGACGAGTTCCATAATGCCAATATCGCCGCCCTACGCGACTTCGCGCATGCCCTTCAGGACATCGCCAAGATTGATGGGAAGCCAGTCATGTTCGTGGGTGCTGGGCTGCCCTCGATGGAAGAGACGGCACTTGCCGATCCTGGCATGACTTTCTTCCAGCGCATTGCCCGAACGCAATTGGATCCACTTAGCCTTGAGGAGTCGGTCGAGGCGCTGCAAGCACCCATCAATGCGGCCGGAGGCACAATTGATGACGATGCCCTGGCCACCGCTGCTGCGGCCACGTCCGGCTATCCATTCATGGTGCAGCTTGTCGGATACCACTCTTGGGAGCACTGCTCCGATCCCAGCAACGGCATTACATCAGGCGATGTTCAAGCGGCGGTTGACGCCGCAATTACGGACATGGAGGCCCAGGTTTTCGCCCCAGTTGTTCGTGACCTCTCCGACACTGATCGGATGGTCCTCGAGGCCATGAGCGCATTTGACACACCAGATGTCCAGATCGGTGACGTCTCACGGGTCATGGGCAAGACCTCCAACTATCTGAGCGTATATTTCCAGCGCCTCAGCGAGGCTGGTGTGATC
Encoded here:
- a CDS encoding ATP-binding protein codes for the protein MPSPNPFRPTFGRPPHTLAGREEAMRRCQAAMTAGPDHPDHSMLLKGPRGSGKTVLLAAMRDVAEQNGLLTVRVTAKPEPTFVDALIEQITSAYDTESRRLSSAQVSVLGSGAGVSFQTPEVRELSVHTRMLAAVEGLADHARRKARGALITIDEFHNANIAALRDFAHALQDIAKIDGKPVMFVGAGLPSMEETALADPGMTFFQRIARTQLDPLSLEESVEALQAPINAAGGTIDDDALATAAAATSGYPFMVQLVGYHSWEHCSDPSNGITSGDVQAAVDAAITDMEAQVFAPVVRDLSDTDRMVLEAMSAFDTPDVQIGDVSRVMGKTSNYLSVYFQRLSEAGVIHRPSRGRLRYVHATMRDWFRRQSIERGPMSEGVSSPETTTTVKERIIAASNADPNATHVAIASRVGANPDYVGRVRRALRASLEPGVGE